The Streptomyces sp. NBC_01142 genomic interval GGCCTCGGCGTACTTGCGCAGCTTGACGGTCCGGTCGCGATGAGCGGACTCCGGCGAGACGACCTCGATGACGAGCAGGACGTCCTCCGGGGCGAACCAGGTGCGGTCTGCGGCATACGGGGCCGTGGTCAGAAGCACGTCCGGCTCTGGGCGGTTGCGGGCGTCGAGGCGGATGGTCATCTCCCGCTCGATTTCGATGCCGTCTGGGGCCTGAGCCATGAGCGCCACGGTGAGACCAGTGACGAGGCGGCCGTGCCACGACCGCTGCGGGACCATCCCGAAGACGAGTGCTCCGTCGATGAGCTCGGTGTGGCGAGGTGCCTCGGGGAGGCGGTCCAGGTCCTCCGCGAACCAGCCTTCCGCGCGTGGCGGGCGCATCCAGTCGGGCAGTGCGGTCATGAGTCAACCCTAGCGATTGCGGCCGTCAAGAGGTTGCGTTGTGCTGCTGATCCATAATCGGCGCATGGATGCCGTCGGGACTAGCGGCCGCCTCGCTGCTGGTGCCCGAAGGTGCTGCCACCGAGAACGACATCACGGTGTCCGACGTCGGGGACTACCTCGCGCACGACGAGTGGGAAATGGCGCTCGATCTGCTGGAGGAGCTGGGCGACGAATGGACGGCGCTCGGGCTCCGGTGCGCCTCCTGTCCCTGACCCCGGCGCGGTGGAGGCACCTTGTCCAGGGCGACCGGATCACGCGGTACGAGACCGGGATGACCGGCGGGAGGTCGGCGATCCTGGAGGTGCATCCTCCAGAGGTGCAGGGAGAACTCGCTCCACGGTGCCGACTTGGTAAACATGCAGGTCAGATGGGGTCGTTTCTCCGGGAACGACTGGCGAGCCGAAGCAGGAGGGGAAAATCCGCCTGTTCGGCGTCTCCGTCAAACGACCACCAGCCCGACAAGGCGCTCGCACTCGTCCGCAGCGGCGCCGTGGACAGCGTGCAGGTCATCTACAACGTCTTCGACTCAACGTCTTCGACCAGGCGCCCGCGGACGCGCTGCTGCCGGCCTGTGAGGAGCACCGCGTCGGTGTCATCGTGCATGTGGCGCTGGACAAGGGCGGCCTCACCGGTCGGCGGTCTCCACCGTCATCCCCGGAATGCGCACCGTACGCAACGTCGAGCGCAACACGGCCCTGAGCGACGGGCGTCCGCTCACCGCCGACCAGCTCGCCGTGCTGGCCGAACACCGGTGGCAGCGCAACTTCTACGCCCGATCCGCGAGTGCCATTGCCGGGGGCGGGATGACGCGGTTCACCCCGCGTGCGGCCTGGTCGAGTGGTTCGAGTCTCCTCGGGTCGTCAGGAAGGCGGCACCGCCGTGGCCAGGACCACCTCGAATTCCTCGAGGCTCCGTGTGGTCACGCGCGCCTTCGCATTGGCCTCGCCCCGCAACGCCGCGACGGCACCCCTGGATGCCGCCAGCGCGTGGTGATCGGTGTAGAGCACGCCCACGGCGGCTCGGCCCTTGGTGCGGTCGATGAGCAGTGACGTGCCCGCCAATCCTGGGATGGTCCGGAGCTTGGGCAGTGTGGTGTTCCGGAACGTCTCCACCAGCAGGTCGACGTCGGACGGCTCGACC includes:
- a CDS encoding Uma2 family endonuclease — protein: MTALPDWMRPPRAEGWFAEDLDRLPEAPRHTELIDGALVFGMVPQRSWHGRLVTGLTVALMAQAPDGIEIEREMTIRLDARNRPEPDVLLTTAPYAADRTWFAPEDVLLVIEVVSPESAHRDRTVKLRKYAEAGIGHYWCIKDEDTVPAVHVYELDEPTGSYAPTGIFRHALQRPLPFEISLDLDKLAPGRPS